Proteins from a single region of Bremerella sp. JC817:
- the pglX gene encoding BREX-2 system adenine-specific DNA-methyltransferase PglX, giving the protein MLDIKTLLPELKKLVTDLSEDLLARSTAKNDPYSAKVDTGLREAYAQIEKGGRTADAFEVWREDYLDQVAVAWVLGCVFVRFMEDNHLIDECWLAGEGERRKLAEDTHELYFRAHPHDSDREYFEHVFHEVGKIPACRDLFAEGKTPLWAVGPSGDMAMKLLGFWRDVVPETGGLQRSFEVEDGDTRFLGDLYQDLSDAAQKKYALKQTPVFVEEFILDRTLSPAIDEFGLDEVRMIDPTCGSGHFLLGSFARLFDLWIKREDNEVVAAQKALDGVWGCDINPFAVAIARFRLIVAALRVCGIKRLKGAPAWNIHLATGDSLLFGSRWNREGKRVFEQRFLGTEEESWAPEIYACEDKEAVSEVLGQQYHAVVGNPPYITGKDKALNDAYRSRYKSCYKQFSLGVPFTERFFDLALCRDSCPSGYVGMITANSFMKREFGSRIIETFIPHIELTHVIDTSGAYIPGHGTPTVILFGRNRKPQQQTVRGVLGIRGEPETPDDPAQGKVWNSITTQIDAAGLQDAFTSTEDVPRDYFSTHPWSLTGGGAREMMEELRSQCQTTLDSLIDVLGYICMTRADDVYLTEDSCLARKGIPQGNRITVVAGNTIRDWQIEGTETALFPYDAQLNPVEDSAANSVIRYLWPYRTDLWLRREPNGDHREIGLTWYEWSRFQKQRFMNPKAIAFAEIASHNHFVFDEGGKVFNQTAPIIKLPAEASEDVYFSLLGYLSSSVICFWMKETCHQKQMTGGDGVRIESRAKVPYQFAGTALKKMPIHPQLANSDIPSGLRSRLALCAKRLTECSKQLASLNAENTISRWIRTNFATAFDDVWDEVLLERQRIRSAMVLAQEEIDYCVYAMFGIVDESLLSDSDTSQILDCDAGKRAFEIYQGYNEDGFATASQIPEEWPVSTRELWHRRIDAISACRQLKLFEDPHYKRRWVGRQGLFNQSARQDEIESACREWLLWRIESQWVATSDQQPELTTCSAISDRLSGDDEFMRIAGLYRGREGFDVSALVEQLVNGESVPHLPVLRYKATGIRKRRLWEKVWESQRKEDESGQDSQIKPPPKYSQDDFQSATYFRLRGPFDTPKERWISFPHCETESDPSLVVGWAGWNHLQQATAMIAYYDARKREGWDAKRLTPLLAGLDQLLPWIHQWHPEIDPEFGETAGQSFETMLKADAHELGLTLEDIRAWEPPKKSTTRRKRKTN; this is encoded by the coding sequence ATGCTCGACATCAAGACGCTGTTGCCCGAACTGAAGAAGCTGGTCACGGACCTGTCCGAAGACCTGCTCGCTCGCAGTACGGCCAAGAACGATCCCTACAGCGCCAAGGTCGATACCGGCCTGCGGGAAGCGTATGCCCAGATCGAAAAGGGTGGCCGCACGGCTGATGCGTTCGAAGTCTGGCGGGAGGACTATCTCGATCAAGTCGCCGTGGCGTGGGTGCTGGGCTGTGTCTTCGTGCGGTTCATGGAAGACAACCATCTGATCGATGAGTGCTGGCTGGCCGGGGAAGGCGAACGTCGCAAGCTGGCCGAGGACACGCACGAGCTTTACTTCCGTGCGCATCCGCACGATTCCGACCGGGAATACTTCGAGCATGTGTTCCACGAAGTCGGCAAGATTCCGGCCTGCCGTGATCTGTTCGCCGAAGGGAAGACGCCGCTGTGGGCCGTGGGGCCGAGCGGCGATATGGCGATGAAGCTGCTTGGGTTCTGGCGAGACGTGGTTCCCGAAACAGGTGGACTCCAGCGGTCGTTCGAAGTCGAAGACGGCGACACTCGTTTTCTGGGCGACCTGTACCAAGACCTGTCCGATGCAGCACAGAAGAAGTATGCGCTGAAACAAACCCCCGTTTTTGTGGAGGAGTTCATTCTCGACCGCACGCTCAGTCCGGCCATTGATGAGTTCGGTCTCGACGAAGTGCGGATGATCGATCCGACTTGCGGCTCAGGGCACTTCCTGCTCGGCAGCTTTGCCCGGCTGTTCGATCTGTGGATCAAGCGGGAAGACAACGAAGTCGTGGCAGCACAGAAGGCTCTTGATGGAGTTTGGGGCTGCGACATCAATCCATTCGCCGTGGCCATCGCTCGTTTCCGGTTGATTGTTGCAGCGCTGCGAGTTTGCGGTATCAAGCGACTGAAAGGTGCCCCAGCGTGGAACATCCACTTGGCGACGGGCGATAGCCTGCTCTTCGGAAGTCGCTGGAACCGTGAGGGTAAAAGGGTTTTCGAGCAACGGTTTCTTGGCACAGAAGAAGAAAGCTGGGCACCGGAGATTTACGCCTGCGAAGACAAGGAAGCGGTTTCCGAGGTGTTGGGGCAGCAGTATCACGCAGTTGTCGGCAACCCACCCTACATTACAGGAAAAGACAAAGCGCTCAACGACGCATACCGTTCACGGTACAAATCCTGTTACAAGCAGTTTTCGCTTGGTGTTCCCTTTACCGAACGCTTCTTTGATCTCGCACTCTGTCGAGACTCATGCCCATCAGGGTACGTCGGAATGATCACAGCCAACTCCTTTATGAAGCGAGAGTTTGGCAGTCGGATTATCGAAACCTTCATTCCTCATATTGAACTAACCCATGTCATAGACACATCAGGTGCGTACATTCCGGGCCACGGGACTCCAACCGTGATACTTTTTGGACGGAATCGCAAACCCCAGCAGCAGACTGTTCGAGGAGTTCTTGGAATTCGAGGCGAACCTGAAACTCCTGATGACCCTGCTCAGGGTAAAGTCTGGAATTCGATCACAACTCAAATCGACGCAGCGGGGCTTCAGGACGCCTTCACGTCAACGGAGGACGTACCAAGAGACTATTTCTCTACTCACCCATGGAGCCTGACAGGTGGTGGTGCAAGAGAGATGATGGAAGAGTTGAGGAGTCAATGCCAAACAACTCTTGACAGTCTGATTGACGTTCTTGGCTACATCTGCATGACCCGAGCCGATGACGTGTATCTGACCGAGGATTCTTGCCTCGCCAGAAAAGGGATTCCACAAGGGAACAGAATCACCGTTGTGGCAGGGAATACGATTCGTGACTGGCAAATCGAGGGGACCGAAACGGCACTCTTTCCATACGATGCACAACTAAATCCCGTGGAAGATTCGGCTGCGAATAGCGTGATTAGATACTTGTGGCCTTATCGGACGGACTTGTGGCTTCGTCGGGAGCCGAATGGCGACCATAGGGAGATCGGGCTGACGTGGTATGAATGGAGTCGTTTTCAAAAACAGCGATTCATGAATCCCAAAGCGATTGCATTTGCCGAAATTGCATCCCACAACCATTTTGTGTTCGACGAAGGTGGCAAGGTATTCAACCAAACCGCTCCAATCATCAAATTGCCAGCAGAGGCATCAGAAGACGTTTACTTTAGCCTGTTGGGATACTTGTCGTCGTCGGTGATCTGCTTTTGGATGAAGGAAACGTGCCATCAAAAACAGATGACTGGTGGGGATGGTGTGCGTATTGAATCAAGAGCCAAAGTTCCGTACCAGTTTGCTGGAACTGCACTAAAGAAGATGCCGATTCACCCACAGTTGGCGAATAGTGACATTCCCAGCGGGCTTAGAAGTCGCCTTGCACTTTGTGCCAAACGCCTGACAGAGTGTTCTAAACAACTGGCTAGTTTGAACGCCGAGAACACTATTTCTCGATGGATTAGAACAAACTTCGCCACAGCGTTTGATGACGTGTGGGATGAGGTGCTTCTTGAGCGTCAGCGTATCAGGTCGGCGATGGTGCTTGCTCAAGAGGAGATTGACTATTGCGTGTATGCAATGTTTGGAATCGTGGATGAATCACTTCTCAGTGACTCCGACACATCACAAATCCTAGATTGTGACGCTGGCAAAAGGGCCTTCGAGATTTATCAGGGCTACAACGAGGATGGTTTTGCTACTGCGTCACAGATTCCCGAGGAATGGCCAGTTTCAACCCGAGAACTGTGGCATCGGCGGATTGATGCGATTAGTGCGTGCCGCCAACTCAAGCTCTTTGAAGACCCGCATTACAAGCGACGATGGGTAGGACGCCAAGGGCTGTTTAACCAGTCTGCACGGCAAGATGAAATTGAATCCGCCTGCCGTGAGTGGTTGTTGTGGCGAATTGAAAGTCAATGGGTGGCTACTTCTGATCAGCAGCCGGAACTTACGACCTGTTCTGCCATTAGTGATAGGCTCAGTGGCGATGACGAGTTCATGCGAATCGCTGGCCTTTACCGAGGTAGGGAAGGCTTCGACGTGTCTGCTCTTGTTGAACAGCTAGTTAATGGTGAGTCAGTGCCGCATCTTCCCGTATTGCGATACAAAGCCACGGGGATTCGCAAAAGACGGTTATGGGAAAAGGTGTGGGAGTCTCAACGCAAGGAGGATGAGAGCGGCCAAGATAGTCAGATCAAGCCTCCTCCCAAGTATTCACAGGATGACTTCCAAAGTGCGACTTACTTTAGATTACGAGGGCCATTTGATACTCCCAAGGAACGCTGGATCAGCTTTCCTCACTGCGAAACCGAGAGCGATCCGTCACTCGTCGTTGGCTGGGCAGGCTGGAACCATCTGCAACAGGCTACAGCCATGATCGCCTACTACGACGCCCGCAAACGGGAAGGCTGGGACGCCAAACGTCTGACGCCGTTGCTCGCCGGTCTCGATCAACTGCTCCCATGGATTCACCAGTGGCATCCCGAAATCGATCCCGAGTTCGGCGAAACCGCAGGCCAGTCCTTTGAGACCATGCTCAAAGCCGACGCCCACGAACTCGGCCTGACGCTCGAAGACATCCGAGCGTGGGAGCCACCCAAGAAGTCAACGACCCGTCGCAAGAGGAAGACGAACTAA
- a CDS encoding DUF6079 family protein produces MDKLIADILDLPERVRKGDFVLNLSKGVTEPEKTLEQYVVTPQLVACFDDALGFIRSAVEASNSKACYLHGSFGSGKSHFMAVLHLLLQHNSAVRSIPELAKVCDNNQWVENKKFLLVPYHMIGARSMESAILGGYVDYVQEHHAGCPLPGVYLADEIFDNAKQLRDRLGDEKFFEDLNKGGSGGGGGGWGKLEGWNAARFEAALEAPPKSKERSQLVGKLVENIFPAFRGIAQGKDEAYVDLDEGLAIISEHAKTLGYDGLILFLDELILWLATHSGDLNFVQMEGNKLAKLVESRKAERPVPIVSFVARQRDLRDLIGDNVAGVQQLNFSDVLSHWEGRFHTITLEDRNLPVIAQKRVLKPKNDACRAELEQAFEQTAKVRQEIMEVLLTREADRAMFKQVYPFSPALIQALVAVSSALQRERTALKIMLQLLVNRRDTLRLGDVIPLGDLWDVVAHGDEAFTDVMRVRFENAKKLYQNRLRPMLEQQHEIDYEVDKQRAKDNEEIEGRLSRFENDDRLIKSLLLSSLVQGVDTLKNMTCTRLAALNHGTIRSRIPGREHQVVAQKLRTWAGICGELRVEGDPANPTVSLELEGVDTEGLIEAARVFDNPGNRQSRIRGMLFLSLGIPDQDEMFIGYNFLWRGSRRSCDVLFTNVRALPDESLRSQDEWKLILDFPFDSEGHTPIEDLDRLNKFRDKNEAHRTIVWLPSFFSTRTQAELGKLVIIDHLLRGSNLDQYAKHLSLQDRETARLLLKNQQSALQSRLTQVVEAAYAIRSEPTPGSLDSAYDMSDSHFQSLFPSLLLQRPVGATLGEAMEHLLDQALSHQYPKHPKFGQEIKLGKDLKQVLEVCQEAARSQDGRVFVEDKAVRLKLRNICNPLDLGQMSETHFVLGAFWKNHFNRMLSQSDQTHPTVADLKRWMEQPDERGLPREIEHLLVLVYADQTNRSFVRYGGNYVPSLDDMPNDLELVEQQLPDVKDWETAVQRVSEIFGHAISRLLNAGNLTTLASKVKESVTSLKADGESLPDRLQLILKNLSMADGDIEKADRVRTAEAVRKLLSDCEGKEATALVGVIASAKMDTSGTAMGRSFKSATSILDCLRNTKWDLFNGVSHLGDERKTQADLLIQDVRSALCTDELALAGGLASKLSEAESRAIKLLTPPKPKPDDPTPPPPPPKKGWKQVGTGSRSRLNHEESLTEAQELVQKLEQNSKLRLTIHWTLEEESE; encoded by the coding sequence ATGGACAAACTCATTGCCGACATCCTCGATCTGCCGGAACGGGTGCGGAAGGGCGATTTCGTCCTGAACCTGTCCAAAGGCGTCACCGAACCGGAAAAGACGCTCGAACAGTACGTCGTCACGCCGCAGCTTGTCGCCTGCTTCGATGACGCACTCGGCTTCATCCGCAGCGCCGTGGAAGCGTCCAACAGCAAGGCGTGTTACCTGCACGGTAGCTTCGGTTCTGGTAAGTCGCACTTCATGGCCGTGCTGCACCTGCTGCTCCAGCACAATTCCGCTGTGCGGTCGATCCCTGAACTGGCCAAGGTCTGCGACAACAACCAGTGGGTCGAGAACAAGAAATTCCTGCTCGTGCCGTATCACATGATCGGTGCCCGCAGCATGGAATCGGCGATCCTCGGCGGCTACGTCGATTACGTTCAGGAACATCACGCCGGTTGCCCGCTCCCCGGCGTCTATCTGGCCGATGAAATCTTCGACAATGCCAAGCAGCTTCGAGATCGACTCGGTGACGAGAAGTTCTTCGAAGACTTGAACAAAGGAGGCAGCGGAGGCGGTGGCGGCGGCTGGGGCAAGCTCGAAGGCTGGAACGCCGCCCGGTTCGAAGCGGCCCTCGAAGCACCGCCCAAGAGCAAGGAGCGAAGCCAACTGGTCGGCAAGCTGGTCGAGAACATCTTCCCGGCCTTCCGTGGCATCGCTCAGGGGAAGGACGAAGCCTACGTCGATCTGGACGAGGGCTTGGCGATCATCAGCGAACACGCCAAGACGCTCGGCTACGACGGCCTGATCTTGTTCCTCGACGAATTGATTCTCTGGCTGGCCACGCACTCGGGCGATTTGAATTTCGTGCAGATGGAAGGGAACAAGCTGGCAAAGCTGGTTGAGTCCCGTAAGGCCGAACGTCCGGTGCCAATCGTCAGCTTCGTGGCTCGTCAGCGAGATTTGCGTGATCTGATCGGCGACAATGTTGCTGGTGTGCAGCAGTTGAACTTCTCCGATGTCCTGTCGCACTGGGAAGGCCGCTTCCACACGATCACGCTCGAAGACCGCAACCTGCCGGTGATCGCTCAGAAGCGTGTGTTGAAGCCGAAGAACGATGCGTGCCGGGCCGAGCTTGAGCAGGCATTTGAGCAGACGGCCAAAGTACGGCAGGAGATCATGGAAGTCCTGCTGACTCGGGAAGCTGACCGTGCGATGTTCAAGCAGGTCTACCCGTTCAGCCCGGCGCTGATCCAAGCACTGGTGGCCGTGTCGAGTGCCCTCCAGCGGGAACGGACGGCGCTCAAGATCATGCTGCAACTGCTCGTCAACCGACGTGACACGTTGCGCCTCGGCGATGTGATTCCACTCGGCGATCTCTGGGACGTGGTGGCCCACGGCGATGAAGCGTTTACCGACGTGATGCGTGTCCGTTTCGAGAACGCCAAGAAGCTGTACCAGAACCGGCTGCGTCCGATGCTGGAGCAGCAGCACGAAATCGACTACGAGGTGGATAAGCAGCGAGCCAAGGACAACGAAGAGATCGAAGGCCGACTGTCTCGCTTCGAGAATGACGACCGGCTCATCAAGAGTCTGCTGCTGTCGTCGCTCGTGCAGGGTGTGGACACGCTCAAGAACATGACCTGCACCCGACTGGCAGCACTCAACCACGGCACGATCCGGTCTCGCATACCGGGCCGGGAACATCAGGTCGTCGCCCAGAAACTCCGCACATGGGCAGGTATCTGCGGCGAACTGCGTGTCGAAGGCGATCCGGCGAATCCCACCGTGTCGCTGGAACTGGAGGGAGTCGATACCGAAGGTCTGATCGAAGCGGCACGAGTCTTCGACAACCCCGGCAACCGGCAATCACGCATCCGGGGAATGCTGTTCCTGTCGCTGGGCATTCCCGATCAGGACGAGATGTTCATTGGCTACAACTTCCTGTGGCGAGGCAGCCGTCGCTCGTGCGATGTGCTGTTCACGAACGTCCGGGCGCTGCCCGATGAATCGCTGCGTTCACAGGACGAGTGGAAACTGATCCTCGACTTTCCGTTCGACTCCGAAGGGCACACACCCATTGAGGACTTGGACCGGCTGAACAAGTTCCGTGACAAGAACGAGGCCCATCGCACCATTGTCTGGCTGCCGTCGTTTTTCTCGACTCGCACACAGGCCGAACTTGGCAAGCTGGTCATCATCGATCACCTGCTGCGAGGCAGTAACCTCGATCAATACGCCAAGCACCTCTCGCTTCAGGATCGGGAGACGGCCCGGTTGCTGTTGAAGAACCAGCAGAGTGCGCTGCAATCTCGACTGACTCAGGTGGTGGAAGCGGCGTATGCGATCCGCAGTGAACCGACGCCGGGATCGCTCGACAGCGCCTACGACATGTCGGACTCACACTTCCAGTCGTTGTTCCCATCGCTGTTGTTGCAGCGACCCGTGGGAGCGACACTCGGCGAGGCGATGGAGCATTTGCTCGATCAGGCGTTGTCGCACCAGTATCCGAAGCATCCGAAGTTCGGTCAGGAGATCAAGCTCGGCAAGGACTTGAAGCAGGTGCTTGAAGTCTGCCAAGAAGCGGCTCGCTCACAGGATGGCCGGGTGTTCGTGGAAGACAAGGCGGTGCGACTCAAGCTCCGCAACATCTGCAACCCGCTCGATCTGGGGCAGATGTCCGAAACGCACTTCGTGCTGGGAGCGTTCTGGAAGAACCACTTCAACCGGATGCTGTCGCAGTCGGATCAGACCCATCCCACGGTCGCCGACCTGAAGCGTTGGATGGAGCAACCAGACGAACGTGGGTTGCCTCGGGAGATCGAACATCTGCTGGTGCTGGTCTACGCCGACCAGACGAATCGGTCGTTCGTCCGCTATGGCGGCAACTACGTTCCGTCGCTGGACGACATGCCCAACGATCTGGAGCTTGTCGAGCAGCAGCTTCCTGATGTGAAGGATTGGGAGACCGCCGTGCAGCGGGTCTCCGAAATCTTCGGCCATGCGATCTCACGGCTGCTGAACGCAGGGAACCTGACGACGCTGGCCTCAAAGGTGAAGGAGAGCGTGACGAGCCTGAAGGCGGACGGCGAAAGCCTGCCGGATCGCCTGCAACTGATCCTGAAGAACCTGAGCATGGCGGACGGCGACATCGAGAAAGCCGACCGGGTGAGAACTGCCGAGGCCGTCCGCAAGCTGCTGAGCGATTGCGAAGGCAAGGAAGCCACGGCGCTCGTGGGTGTGATCGCCTCGGCCAAGATGGACACGTCGGGAACGGCCATGGGGCGCAGCTTCAAGTCGGCGACTTCGATCTTGGATTGCCTGCGAAACACCAAGTGGGACTTGTTCAACGGTGTGTCGCATCTGGGTGACGAGCGGAAGACGCAGGCGGACCTGTTGATTCAGGATGTGCGGTCGGCGTTGTGTACTGACGAGTTGGCTCTGGCCGGTGGTCTGGCCTCCAAACTGTCGGAAGCCGAGAGTCGAGCGATCAAGCTGCTGACGCCGCCCAAGCCGAAGCCCGATGATCCAACTCCACCACCACCGCCACCGAAGAAGGGCTGGAAGCAGGTTGGCACCGGCAGCCGGTCTCGGTTGAATCATGAGGAGTCTCTGACTGAGGCGCAAGAACTGGTCCAAAAGTTGGAACAGAACTCGAAGCTCCGACTCACGATCCACTGGACCTTGGAGGAGGAGTCTGAATGA